One genomic region from Phragmites australis chromosome 1, lpPhrAust1.1, whole genome shotgun sequence encodes:
- the LOC133884813 gene encoding uncharacterized protein LOC133884813 gives MTHSKESEAKYEICLTASLDCASYLLMQGHAFCGHDESSSSSNKGNFLDKNVRMLAPPVQKDLAKSCAQDITKEIKKEIGDGYFSILIDESRDISIKEQMTVIVRFVNKKGKVMERFLGLKHVTETTSDALKGALFELLSTHGLDIARVRGQGYDGASSMRGEFNGLQKLIRDENPYAFYVHCFAHQLQLVVVSVVGSCTSIHEFFEYVNMIVITTSASCKRKNLLSSKHRENLLAKLDSSNIFFWKRETSRN, from the exons ATGACTCATAGTAAGGAATCAGAAGCCAAATATGAAATCTGTTTGACTGCATCTTTAGATTGTGCAAGCTATCTCTTAATGCAAGGTCATGCATTCTGTGGACACGatgaatcttcttcttcatcgaataagggcaattttctaga TAAAAATGTTCGTATGCTTGCACCACCAGTTCAAAAGGACCTTGCAAAGAGTTGTGCACAGGATATAACCAAAGAGATAAAGAAAGAGATTGGTGATGGTTATTTCTCTATTCTTATCGATGAATCTCGTGATatatcaatcaaggagcagatGACCGTGATTGTGAG GTTCGTGaataagaaaggaaaggttATGGAAAGATTTTTGGGTCTTAAGCATGTCACAGAAACAACATCAGATGCATTGAAAGGAGCTTTATTTGAGTTGCTTTCTACACACGGTTTGGACATTGCAAGAGTTCGAGGGCAGGGGTATGATGGAGCTTCGAGTATGAGAGGTGAATTCAATGGTCTTCAGAAACTCATTAGAGATGAGAACCCGTATGCTTTCTATGTCCATTGTTTTGCACATCAATTGCAATTGGTAGTCGTTTCTGTCGTAGGTAGTTGCACATCTATTCATGAGTTCTTTGAATATGTTAATATGATTGTGATCACAACTAGTGCATCTTGCAAGAGGAAGAATTTATTATCTAGCAAGCACCGTGAGAACTTATTGGCCAAGTTAGATAGcagtaatatttttttctgGAAGAGggaaacatcaagaaactaa
- the LOC133884821 gene encoding uncharacterized protein LOC133884821, whose translation MDEIVPRWGQSRRSKISVTQDHHYRVDTFYVALDAINTEMTHRFSELSSELLICFSCLDPRDSFSKFDVHKIARLTEIYDIDFSISDRAVIKDQLETFILHVRRVEDFIGCHDLASLATKMVQTQRHIVFPLVYHLIELALVLPVATASVERVFSAMNIIKTDLRNRICDDWLNDLMLCYIERDLFRRLDSNAIKNRFQNMKIRKMNLPKPSSSRHN comes from the coding sequence ATGGATGAAATAGTACCAAGATGGGGCCAATCAAGACGAAGTAAGATCAGTGTTACTCAAGACCATCATTATCGTGTTGACACCTTTTATGTAGCTCTTGATGCTATAAACACAGAGATGACTCATCGTTTCAGTGAGCTATCTTCAGAGTTGCTTATATGtttttcttgtcttgatccaaGAGATAGTTTCTCAAAATTTGATGTGCACAAGATTGCTAGACTTACGGagatatatgacatagatttctCCATCAGCGATCGTGCAGTTATAAAAGATCAACttgaaacattcattcttcatgttcgaAGAGTTGAAGATTTTATTGGTTGTcatgatcttgcaagtctagcaACGAAAATGGTACAAACCCAAAGACATATTGTGTTTCCATTGGTGTACCACCTTATTGAGTTAGCATTGGTACTACCAGTTGCAACAGCATCTGTTGAAAGAGTCTTCTCGGCCATGAACATCATCAAGACTGATTTGCGCAACAGGATATGCGATGATTGGCTCAATGACTTGATGTTGTGTTATATTGAGCGGGATTTATTCAGAAGACTAGATTCTAATGCCATTAAGAACCGGTTTCAAAACATGAAAATAAGGAAGATGAATTTGCCTAAGCCTTCTAGTTCTAGACATAATTAG